One genomic window of Numida meleagris isolate 19003 breed g44 Domestic line chromosome 1, NumMel1.0, whole genome shotgun sequence includes the following:
- the POU3F3 gene encoding POU domain, class 3, transcription factor 3, translating into MPPGRGGPLLCGVGGRRWITLTLGRGGVERSCWAVCRERFEVPRSRDRGEWSGQRRPPPAATSSTDSARGSSGSAERSASAKGGTGLRGAPRRVPSAVPHCARLCFTYSAGHPAAWGAAAAAAHLPAMAGGQQQQQSLLYSQPGGFTVNGMLSPAGGGQSLVHPGLVRGGETAELGEHPGHHHHHHHPHPGHHAPHHGAVNSHEAHSDEDTPTSDDLEQFAKQFKQRRIKLGFTQADVGLALGTLYGNVFSQTTICRFEALQLSFKNMCKLKPLLNKWLEEADSSTGSPTSIDKIAAQGRKRKKRTSIEVSVKGALESHFLKCPKPSAQEITNLADSLQLEKEVVRVWFCNRRQKEKRMTPPGIQQQTPDDVYSQVGAVSSDTPPPHHGLQSGVQ; encoded by the exons ATGCCGCCGGGCCGGGGGGGTCCCCTGCTTTGCGGGGTGGGCGGGAGGCGATGGATAACGTTGACTTTGGGCCGTGGTGGAGTTGAGCGGAGCTGCTGGGCAGTGTGCCGTGAACGCTTCGAAGTACCCCGCAGCAGAGATCGGGGGGAGTGG AGCGGTCAGCGCCGTCCCCCTCCCGCAGCCACGAGCAGCACGGACTCGGCACGGGGGAGCTCGGgcagcgcggagcggagcgcgtCGGCCAAGGGTGGCACCGGGCTGCGGGGCGCCCCGCGCCGCGTTCCCAGCGCAGTGCCGCACTGTGCGCGGCTGTGCTTTACGTACAGCGCT GGGCACCCCGCGGCCTggggcgcggcggcggcggccgcccACCTGCCCGCCATGGCCggcgggcagcagcagcagcagtcgCTCCTCTACTCGCAGCCCGGGGGCTTCACGGTGAACGGCATGCTGAGCCCCGCGGGCGGCGGGCAGAGCCTGGTGCACCCCGGGCTGGTGCGCGGCGGCGAGACGGCGGAGCTGGGCGAGCACCCCgggcaccaccaccaccaccaccacccgcACCCCGGGCACCACGCGCCGCACCACGGCGCCGTCAACAGCCACGAGGCGCACTCGGACGAGGACACGCCGACCTCGGACGACCTGGAGCAGTTCGCCAAGCAGTTCAAGCAGCGGCGGATTAAGCTGGGCTTCACGCAGGCCGACGTGGGGCTGGCGCTGGGCACCCTGTACGGCAACGTCTTCTCGCAGACCACCATCTGCCGCTTCGAggccctgcagctcagcttcaAGAACATGTGCAAGCTGAAGCCTTTGTTGAACAAGTGGCTGGAGGAAGCCGACTCCTCCACCGGCAGCCCCACCAGCATCGACAAGATCGCGGCGCAgggcaggaagaggaagaagcgGACCTCCATCGAGGTGAGTGTCAAGGGGGCCTTGGAGAGCCACTTTCTGAAATGCCCCAAGCCCTCCGCCCAGGAGATTACGAACCTAGCGGacagcctgcagctggagaaggaggtggTCAGGGTTTGGTTTTGCAATCggaggcagaaagagaaacGCATGACCCCGCCGGGGATCCAGCAGCAGACCCCCGACGATGTCTACTCGCAGGTCGGCGCCGTCAGCTCCGACACGCCGCCCCCTCACCACGGACTGCAGAGCGGCGTGCAGTGA